CTGGTTGGATGGAACGGGCATCGCCAGCCATCGACCGTTGGCGCAGTATTGCGAGCCGAATGCCCAAATTGCTAAAGCGCTGGAAGGTGAAGCTCGGCTCGTCACGACGCGTCGCCGTCAAGCAGATAGTAAGCGTCCAAATGCGCTGCGCAGTGAGCTAAGCCAGCAGCATTTCGCTGAAAAATTGCCTGACGAGGAGGCGCTCGCAGAGCTGCTGCGGATTGTGTTCAGCGCGGCCCCTGAAACGTTCACCGATCTGGTGCGCTTCCATCAGGCTCGATTGTTGATCGCAAGTGGCTTGCGCCTAGGGGAACTTGTTTCCCTTCCTCAGGATTGCCTTGTGGTTCAGGAGCCAGAGCCTACCCGTGCTGGGGTCTTCGGGCCCCAGGTTCCGCTAGTCATGCTCAAGCACTATGCCGAAAAGCAAGGGGCAGCCGGACGGGGCGTTGAATGGGTCAATGCAGTCCAACATGTCCCCTCTCTGCTGGTACCAACGGTTGCGGGAAGCATATCTGCTGTTCTCGATGCCACCGCCCCCTTACGAAACATGGTTGAAGCCCAGCGTCGAACGGGTTCTCTATTCCCAGACCTTGAACAAGATGCCCTCATACCATGGACGGACGCCTATACACGCCTATCTGGCATGATGAGGGTATCTAAAGAAGAAATACCAGGCCGCCTAAGATCCGAATATCGAAAGAAATATGATCTTGCCGCTCTTGCTAGAATTAGACTTCATCAGCGGAAAGCAATAGAATTTGCTGGTGTAACAAATAGGGTAAGAGACTATTTCTGGGGTATTCAGGCAGATATTTGCAGCAATGGCCTTCTGCGTGACGCCTTGGGGTCAGGGGTCCCTCTGGTAAAGAATGAACGATTTGGGCAGCGAACACTATATGTTCGGGTAGGAGAAATGGAGGATTACGCACGAACACATCTTCCAACCAAGGTGCCCGATATGCGCCTTAGCCAGTCAACGCTTGGTGCGATTGGAATGGAGCATAAGCTTTTCCTGTACCCAGGCCGCGCCCTAGCTGAAGCAAAGCATGACTCTATTGTTGATATAGAGCGGTATTTTTCTGTTCAATCTGCATCACCAAAAGATTTGGAGCTTCAGCTCGGAGGAAAAGCCAAGGGCGGAAGATTGTTTCAGCGGTACGGCGAATCACCGAAAGCCATCGATTATGGCATCAACCCTCACTCGCTCAGACACCTTCAGAACACCGAGCTTTTTCGACTTGGGATTGCCGACACCATCATAACTAAGCGCTTTAATCGTCGAACTACGGCGCAAAGCTACGTTTATGACCATCGGAGTCTGTCCGATCATCTGGAAGAAATGGAGCCTGAGAAGGCACGGATGGCCGACAAGGCATTGTCCCCCAATGCTCGAAAGGCGTTCGACCTGATGCGCGGGGGGAAAATTAGAGGCCCGGTCGTCAGTGCGTTCGAGCGTCTCCAGGCGGAGCAAGGAGATGAATCGGCCTTCGAATACCTTAACGCCGAGGCGGGAGCATTGCACTTTACCCCCTACGGATTCTGCTTAAACAGTTTTGCTGCCAGCCCGTGCGTCAAGCATCTGGAATGTTTTAACAAATGTAGCCACTTGGTTCGGTCGGATTCACCCGATGAGCAAAAGACTCTAGAGACCCTGAAGACGCGATACGAGGTGTATGTCCGAAGACTGCATGATCGACCGAGCAGAGCGCCGAACTTCCAGGCGCAGCTCGGGCACGCCGAGGAGCGTTTGGCAGGCCTGAAGGCGGCGCTCTCACAAGCGCCCGGCCAGTCCGTCTTCCCGGGTGGCGAGAGCCTGCATTCCTCATCCAAAGGATAGTGCCTCCGTGCCAGATCTCCCTTCTTTGCAACAGCTGCTCAACGAAATGATCGAGCAGGACATTACCGTCACCTTCCGAAAGGTTGCGGAGCAGTCCGGTGGGCGCTTCCCACACGCGAGCACACTTACACGTAGCCCGGATCGACGGGCAGTTGTCGAAGCTGCTGTTGTCAGACAAGCCGCAGCGAGAGCGGTAGCCAAGAAATTCGCCAAGAATTCACCCTCGCGACTCGCCGATCGACTAGCCGAGCTAGAAGCGGAGAACCTTCGACTCAGGCGTCAGCGCGATCTTCTTGCGGCAAGCCATCGCGCTGCGATTCTGGCGATCGGCAAAATCGGAGGAATGAAGGCATGGCGCGAGTACTTCCCTGAATATAGCGAAGCCATTTCAGGGCTGCAGGACCTAGGTGCACTTCCAGACGCACATGTCGCGGAGTTTCTAGCCGCGGCGAAAAGCGCCAGGAAATGAAGAGACTATCCCTGCGGCTGCGGCATCAAAAGACGCCACGGCTCGACCCCTAGACCGTGGGCAAGCGCCGCGATGCTGTCGATCGACAGGTTGCGTTCAGAGCGCTCGACGGACCCAATATAGGTACGGTGAAGGTCTGCGGCTGCGCCCAGTTCTTCCTGGCTAAACCCTCGTTCACGACGGATCGAGCGAACATTCGTCGCCACAACCGTTCGAAGCTCTAGCCCCCGCCCCTCTGACATGGGGCTGAACGTCGATGGATGATGACTTTACGTCGACAGACGTTAAGTAGCATTTCATGGCCCAGCCCGACGTTCTCGAATCCGACACCTCGCCAGTCTGGACGGTTTTGGTAGCCAATTCCGTTCGAGATGAATTGACTGCCTTGGCGCACAACGAAGGCATCCCGCTGCCTCGGTACGTCGCGGGCTTGGTTTCAATGCGCGCAGCAGTCGAACTGATCGCGCCATCACCAACATGGTTGGCTATCCCAACCGACGTGTCCGCCGTCCAACTGGAGCCCTCGCCTGAACTAGCCGAACGCATTGAAGCGCTCTGCCAGTTATCCGGCCAACATCAAGACGTCGTGGTTAGCAATCTCGCCAGCGGAGGCCCTCCAATGCCGCCGCCCCAAT
This genomic interval from Caulobacter sp. NIBR2454 contains the following:
- a CDS encoding helix-turn-helix domain-containing protein, which gives rise to MSEGRGLELRTVVATNVRSIRRERGFSQEELGAAADLHRTYIGSVERSERNLSIDSIAALAHGLGVEPWRLLMPQPQG